The DNA region GTGTCGCGTGACGGGACTTTTTCAGCAGCCTGCTAGGTCGTCACCCGCACCAGCGCCACGGCGATGATGGCGATGGCGACCACCGTGGCGGTGGCGATGGTGGCGTCGGTGGTGACGGTGCCGGCGGCGATGCCGATCAGCCCCCAGATCAAGGCCACGCTGAAGCCGATGCGCTTGGGCATGCGCAGTTGCACCCCCACCGCCGCCACCGCGCCGATCAGCAGCGCGATCAGCGCGGCGGATGTTTGCGGCACGCCCAGGCGCTGTTCCAGCAGGCCGGTGAACAGGGCGAAGCTGACCAGCAGCGCCCAGCCGGCAACGAAGCCCAGCGTCGAGCTGCGCTGCACCACCGGACCCACCCGAACGCCGCGCAGCGCCGCGGCCAGCGTGCCCGCCAGCGTGACGGTGGACAGCAGGAAGCTGATCAGCGGGTAAGGCGACAACAGCCAGGGCCACAGCGCCCCGACCAGCAGGCTGACGATCAGCGGCCCATGCTCGGCCAGATTGCCGTCGCGCTCGTGCAGGCGCAGCAGGTCGCCCGGTACTGGCGGCCCGGCGCCTTGCGGCGGCAGCGGCCGGCCCTCGATCTCGGCCGCCTGCCGGGCCCGCGCCAGCCGCCGGCCCTCCAGCCTCAGCCGCAGGGCGTGATAGCCCAGCGCCGCCCAGGTTGCCGCCAGCAGCCCCGTCATGGCCGGGCTGTCCGGGCGCAGGAACAGCTGCGCCAGATCGACCGGCGGCACCTGCTCTGACAGCACGAGCGAATCGGCGGGCGGCGATGGCGGCACGGGCGCCGCCGGCCAAAAGGCGTAAAGCATCGTGCTGGCGACAAAGACCAGCGCCGCCAAGGTCAGCAGGTTGGTGCCGATGCGGGACATGCGCAGGAAACGCCTTGCGCCCGCGGCGGGTTTCGCAGTCCCGGCGGGATTTCAGGCTAGGGTGCCGTCCGTGCCCAGCCGGGTTTTGCCGCCCAGATAGGGATGCAGCGCCGGCGGCAGATCGACAGAACCGTCCGCCTGCTGGCCGTTTTCCAGCACTGCGATCAGCGTGCGGCCCACCGCCAGGCCCGAGCCGTTCAGCGTATGCACGAACTCGGGCTTGCCGCCGCCCTCGGGGCGATAGCGGGCGTTCATGCGCCGGGCCTGGAAATCGCCGCAATAGCTGACGCTGGAAATCTCGCGATAGCGGTCCTGGCCGGGCAGCCAGACCTCCAGGTCATGGGTGATGCGGGCGCCGAAGCCCATGTCGCCGCCGCACAGCACGATGGTGCGATAGGGCAGGCCCAGCCGCTCCAGCACCGCCTCGGCGCATTTCGTCATCCGGGCATGTTCGGCCACGCCCTGCTCGGCATCGGTGATCGAAACCATCTCGACCTTCTCGAACTGGTGCTGGCGCAGCATGCCGGCGGTGTCGCGCCCGGCGCTGCCGGCTTCCGAGCGGAAGCACTGGCTATGCGCGACCATGCGGCGCGGCAGGCTGGCATGGTCGACCAGCGCGCCGTTCACGGTATTGGTCAGCGTCACCTCCGAGGTCGGGATCAGCCACCAGCCCTCGCGGGTCTGATAGCTGTCCTCGCCGAATTTCGGCAGCTGGCCGGTGCCCTCCATCATCTCGGACAGCACCAGCACCGGGGTCCAGGTCTCTTCCAGCCCATGTTCGCTGCTGTGCAGGTCCAGCATGAACTGCGCCAAGGCCCGCTGCACCCGGGCGACGCCGCCCTTCAGCACCACGAAGCGCGCGCCGGAGAGCTTGGCGGCGGTCTCGAAATCCATGCCGGGCTTGACGCCCCCGATCTCGAAATGCTCGCGCGGGGTAAAGTCGAAACCGCGCGGCGTGCCCCAGCGCCGGATCTCGACATTGTCTTCCTCGTCCTTGCCGGGCGGCACGCTGTCCAGCGGCAGGTTCGGGATCGTCAGCAGCAGCGCGCGCAACTGCCCGTCCAGCGCCGAGGCCTCGGCCTGCATGGCGGCGATCTCGTCCTTCTTGGCGCCGACCAGGGCGCGCAGCCGCTCGAACTCGGCCTCGTCGCCGCGGCCCTTGGCGGCGCCTGCCTCCTTGCTGGCCTTGTTCTGCTCGGCCTGCGCGGTCTCGGCGGCCGCGATGCGGGCGCGACGCTCGGCATCCAGCGACAGGATCTGCGGCGACACCGGGGCCAGGTTGCGCAAGCCCAGGGCGGCGTCGAAAGCGGCGGGGTTTTCGCGGATGGCGCGGATGTCGTGCATGATCGTCCCTCTGACAGGCTTGTGCCGCAGGGGATAGCGCAAAGCGCCGCGCGGTGAAAGACTTCAGCGGGCCAGCGCCAGCATGTCCCGCAACACCGGAAAGAACTTCTCGGCGCCGGGATAGCCCTCGAAGCGCGTCACCTCGGCGCCCCCACTGAGCAGGATGAAGGTCGGCGTCAGCCAGGGCCGCCGGGCCAGCGCCAGCCCGTCGGGATAAGGGCCGTCGCGATCGACCACCATCAGCGGGGCGGCCTTGCCCTCGGGGTGCTCGGCATAGACCGGCGCGATCTCGCGGTCCCACTGCGCGCAATAGACGCAGCCCCTGCGCCGCACCATCAGCAGTCGCAAGGCCGGCGCGGCCAGGACCGCCCTTGCCGCGAAAACCGCCATCCCGGCCAGCATGATCCGTCGCGTCAGCATCATGGCGGCAAGCTAGGCGCCCTCTTTCGGCGGGACAAGCACGTTTACAGTTCTTCTGTGTGCAAATATCCACGGGGGGTGCGGGGGCGGTAGGCCCCCGCCAGCGACAGCCGGGGAGGGGCGAGAGCATGGACGAGTTGACGGAACCGCTGGTGCAGGGAAACCGCCGCGCCTTGTCGCGCGCGATCACGCTGATCGAAAGCACCCGCCCCGAACACCGCGCCCGCGCCGTCCGGCTGCTCTCGGAACTGCCGCCGCGCCAGGCGCTGCGCATCGGGCTTTCGGGCACGCCGGGCGTCGGCAAGTCCACCTTTATCGAGGCTTTCGGCAAGATGCTGACCGCGCAGGGGCTCAAGGTCGCGGTGCTGGCGGTCGATCCCAGCTCGGCCCGCTCGGGCGGCTCGATCCTGGGCGACAAGACCCGGATGGAGACGCTGAGCCGCGATCCGCTGGCCTTCATCCGCCCCTCGCCCTCGCGCGCCGAACTGGGCGGCGTCGCCCGCCGCACGCGCGAGACGGTGCGTCTGTGCGAAGCGGCCGGGTTCGACGTGGTGCTGATCGAGACGGTGGGCGTCGGCCAATCCGAGACCCTGGTCGCGGAAATGTCGGACCTCTTCATCCTGCTGCTGGCCCCGGCCGGCGGCGACGAGCTGCAGGGCGTCAAGCGCGGCATCATGGAGATCGCCGACATCATCCTGGTCAACAAGGCCGACGGCGAGCTGCGCGAGACGGCGATGCGCACCGTCGCCGATTACGCCGGCGCGCTGCGGCTGCTGCGCAAGCGCCCCTACGATCCCAAGGGCTTTCCCAAGGCACTGCCGGTCTCGGCCTATTCCGGCGAGGGGCTGGACACGGCCTGGGCCGAGATGACCGAATTGGCCGACTGGCGCCGCGCCGAGGGGCATTTCGACGCCCGCCGGGCCGAACAGGCGCGGCACTGGTTCCTGTCGGAACTGCGCGCCGGCCTGCTGGCGCGGCTGGACCGCCCCGAGGTCCGCAGCCGGCTTCGCAAGATCGGCGATGCCGTGGCGCGGGGCGACAGCGACCCGGATCGGGCGGCGGCGCAGATGCTGGGCTGGCTGGCCGGGCCCGGTGATTCGCATGACCATCCCGCCTGACCCGGCCGCCGAACTGGCCGCATTGCTGGGCCATGCCCCGGCGGAAGGCGCCGCACTGGCCTCCGCCTGGCTTGCCACGCCGCTGGGGCCGATGATCGCGGTCGCCGACCGCCGCCGGCTGCACCTGCTGGAGTTCGCCGACCGCAAGGCGCTGCCGGCCCAGATGCGCCGGCTGTCGCGACAGGGCGGCGGCCGCGTCGGCCTGGGCCGCACCCCGGTCACCGACCGGGCCGAGGCGCAGCTGACCGCCTGGTTCGCCGGGACGCGCGCCGGTTTCGACCTGCCGCTGGAGCCGGGCGGCACCCCCTTCCAGCACCTGGTCTGGCAAGAGCTGCAGCGGATTCCGCCCGGCACCACCATCAGCTATGCCGAGCTGGCCCGGCGCATCGGCCGGCCCGCGGCGGTGCGGGCGGCGGCCTCGGCCAACGGCGCCAACCGGATCGCGTTGGTGATTCCCTGCCACCGCGTCCTGGGCACGAACGGGGGGCTGACCGGCTATGGCGGCGGGCTGTGGCGCAAGCAGGCGCTGATCCGTCACGAAAGCGACAGGTTCGGCGGGCAAACTGCGCCGGATCGGGCGGCGACCGGGGATTCCCGGCCCGAAAAGGCTTGACGCGCCGCCGCGCTGGCCTTATTTCCCCGCAGACGGATTTCCGGGCGCCACGCGGCGCCCTTTCATATTGCGGGCGCCCGGCCCGCGCTGGATCGAATCGAAGGAAAAAGATCATGTCGCGCGTTTGCGAACTGACCGGCAAGGGCCCGATGAGCGGCAACAACGTCTCCCACGCCAACAACAAGACTCGTCGTCGCTTCCTGCCGAACCTGAACGACGTCTCGCTGCTGTCGGAGAAACTGGGCCGCAGCTACCAGCTGCGCATCTCGGCCGCGGCGCTGCGCTCGGTCGATCACCGCGGCGGCCTGGACGCCTTCCTGGCGAAAGCCAAGGACGCGGAACTGTCGGACCGCGCCCTGAAGATCAAGCGCGAGCTGGCGAAAGAAGCCTGAGCCGTTCTCCTCGCCGGGCCTGTCGATTCGAGGCCCGCGCGCGGATGCGATGCGCCCCGCCCTTCGGCGGGGCTTTTGCATGTCCGGGGCAGGGAAACCCGGCGCCGGCCTGTGCCGCCGGCGCGGAAACGGCCGGGCGGGGCGGGCTGCAAAAGCCCGCGTGATACGATGGGTATGGCCGGAAACCGGGAAATCCGTCTTGAATTGGCAGGAAACGCCCGGTTTTCAGGCCAATCCTTACCAGATACAGAACGATTTTCGCGATGGGGCCTGCTCAAAATCCGTTTTGAGCAACCTGTTAGCGCCGGGCCTCGGTCCGGGCGATCAGTTCCTCGACCTTGGGCCCCAGCGCCTCGACGATCAGGCCGACGCCCTTGGCCGAGGCATGCAGCTGATCCTCTTGCAGCAGCGACAGGTATTGCTCGTCCGGGCCGTCGTAGAGCGGCTGGTAGAGGTTCTCAAGCACCAGCGCATCGTGGCGGGCACCCAGCCGCGGCCAGATCCCGGCCCATTCCTCGCGCAACGGCGCATCCTTCTGGGGCAGGGCGATGCCGACCAGCAGCAGCGGCCGGCCGTTCTGGCCCGCCTGGGACAGGATGGAATCCAGGTTGTCCTCGACCATCGCTGGCCCGAAGCCCATGAGCAGGTCGTTCCCGCCCAGTTCGACGATCACCGCATCGGGCCTGTGCCGCGCCAGGGAATAGCCGATCCGCACCCGTCCGCCGGCGGTGGTATCGCCGGAAAGCCCGCCGTTGAGCACGATCACGTCATGGCCGCGCGCCCTCAGCCAGGCTTGCAGCTGCGGCACCAGCCCCTGGCCACGCTTTAGCCCGTAACCCTCGGTCAGGCTGTCGCCGAAGGCGAGGATGCGCAGCGGCGCGGCGGCCAGGGGCCCCGCCGCCAGCGCCAGCATCAGGGACAGCATCAGGGACAGCAGAAGAGCTTTCAATCTCATCCGGCACGCCTCAATCGCAACGCGTTACTGACAACGAAGACCGAGGACAGCGCCATCGCCCCGGCCCCCAGCATGGGTGACATCTGCGGCCCGCCGAAGGGCACCAGCGCCCCCATGGCCACGGGAATCAGGGCGACATTATAGCCGAAGGCCCAGAACAGGTTCTGCCGGATATTGCGCATGACGCTGCGTGACAGGCGGATCGCGCGGGCGACGCCCAGCGGATCGCCGCCGACCAGCACCACCTCGGCCGATTCGATGGCGACATCGGTGCCGGTGCCGATGGCGATGCCGGTCTCGGCGGCCGCCAGCGCCGGGGCGTCGTTGATGCCGTCGCCGACGAAGACCGTGCCCGCGCCCATGTCGCGGATCGCCTTCAGCTTGCCCTCGGGCAGGACGCCCGCCGTCACCGCGTCGATGCCCAGCCGCCGGCCCACCGCCTGCGCCGTGGCCGGCACGTCGCCCGAGATCATCGCCGTGCGCAGCCCCAGCTCATGCAGCTCGGTCACGGTCTGGGCCGCCTCGGGCCGCACCGGATCGGCCAGCGCCATGGCGGCGACATGGCGGCCGTCCACCGCCAGATGCACCGGCGTCGCGCCGTCCATGGCCCAGCCCTCGGCCCGGTCCAGCAGCGCGGGGGCGGCGGGAATGCCGGCCTCGGCCAGGGCGGCGGCATTGCCGATCAGCAGCGCGTGGCCCTCGACCTTGGCCGACAGGCCGCGGCCGGCGCTGGCGGCGACGGCGCTGGCCGGCGCCAGGGTCAGCCCTTCGCGCCGGGCGGCGGCCAGGATCGCGGTCGCCAGCGGATGTTCCGAGCGCGCCTCGGCGCTGGCGGCCAGGTGCAGGGCCTCGGCCGAGGTGATGCCCTCGGTTTCCAGCTGGGTCAGCGCGGGGGCGCCCTGGGTCAGGGTGCCGGTCTTGTCGAAGGCGACGATGCGGGCCTCGGCCAGCCGTTGCAGCGCATCGCCGCGCCGGAACAGCACGCCCAGTTCCGCCCCGCGCCCGGTGCCGACCATGATCGAGACCGGCACGGCAAGCCCCATGGCGCAGGGGCAGGCGATGATCAGGACCGAGATCGCGGCGACCAGCGCCGGCCCCAGCGTGCCGGCGAAGACCATCCACAGCACGAATGTCAGCGCCGACAGCGCCATGACCGCCGGCACGAAGACTGCCGTGACCCGGTCCACCAGCGCCTGCACCGGGAGCTTGGCCGCCTGCGCGTCCTCGACCATGCGGATGATGCGCGCGAGCACCGTGTCGGCGCCGGTCGCGGTGACGCGGAAGCTCAGCGCCGCGCCCGTGTTGACCGTGCCGCCGGTCACCGTGTCGCCCGGCGTCTTCAGCACCGGCACCGGCTCGCCCGTCAGCATGGATTCGTCGACATGGCCGCTGCCCTCGGTCAGCACACCGTCCACGGCCACCCTTTCGCCGGGGCGCAGGTGGACGATGTCGCCGGGGCGCAGTTCGGCCACCGGCAGGGTGCGGGTCTGGCCGTCGCGTTCGACCATGGCCTCGTCTGGGGTCAGTTCGATCAGCCGGCGGATGGCGTCGCCGGCCTGGCCCTTGGCGCGGGCCTCCAGCCAGCGGCCCAGCAGGATCAGGGTGACGATGACCGCGGCGGCCTCGAAATAGACATGGCGCGAATCCGGCGGCAGCAGGCCAGGGGCGA from Paracoccus aminovorans includes:
- the serS gene encoding serine--tRNA ligase, coding for MHDIRAIRENPAAFDAALGLRNLAPVSPQILSLDAERRARIAAAETAQAEQNKASKEAGAAKGRGDEAEFERLRALVGAKKDEIAAMQAEASALDGQLRALLLTIPNLPLDSVPPGKDEEDNVEIRRWGTPRGFDFTPREHFEIGGVKPGMDFETAAKLSGARFVVLKGGVARVQRALAQFMLDLHSSEHGLEETWTPVLVLSEMMEGTGQLPKFGEDSYQTREGWWLIPTSEVTLTNTVNGALVDHASLPRRMVAHSQCFRSEAGSAGRDTAGMLRQHQFEKVEMVSITDAEQGVAEHARMTKCAEAVLERLGLPYRTIVLCGGDMGFGARITHDLEVWLPGQDRYREISSVSYCGDFQARRMNARYRPEGGGKPEFVHTLNGSGLAVGRTLIAVLENGQQADGSVDLPPALHPYLGGKTRLGTDGTLA
- a CDS encoding thioredoxin domain-containing protein, producing MMLTRRIMLAGMAVFAARAVLAAPALRLLMVRRRGCVYCAQWDREIAPVYAEHPEGKAAPLMVVDRDGPYPDGLALARRPWLTPTFILLSGGAEVTRFEGYPGAEKFFPVLRDMLALAR
- the meaB gene encoding methylmalonyl Co-A mutase-associated GTPase MeaB, translating into MDELTEPLVQGNRRALSRAITLIESTRPEHRARAVRLLSELPPRQALRIGLSGTPGVGKSTFIEAFGKMLTAQGLKVAVLAVDPSSARSGGSILGDKTRMETLSRDPLAFIRPSPSRAELGGVARRTRETVRLCEAAGFDVVLIETVGVGQSETLVAEMSDLFILLLAPAGGDELQGVKRGIMEIADIILVNKADGELRETAMRTVADYAGALRLLRKRPYDPKGFPKALPVSAYSGEGLDTAWAEMTELADWRRAEGHFDARRAEQARHWFLSELRAGLLARLDRPEVRSRLRKIGDAVARGDSDPDRAAAQMLGWLAGPGDSHDHPA
- a CDS encoding methylated-DNA--[protein]-cysteine S-methyltransferase, coding for MTIPPDPAAELAALLGHAPAEGAALASAWLATPLGPMIAVADRRRLHLLEFADRKALPAQMRRLSRQGGGRVGLGRTPVTDRAEAQLTAWFAGTRAGFDLPLEPGGTPFQHLVWQELQRIPPGTTISYAELARRIGRPAAVRAAASANGANRIALVIPCHRVLGTNGGLTGYGGGLWRKQALIRHESDRFGGQTAPDRAATGDSRPEKA
- the rpmB gene encoding 50S ribosomal protein L28, with translation MSRVCELTGKGPMSGNNVSHANNKTRRRFLPNLNDVSLLSEKLGRSYQLRISAAALRSVDHRGGLDAFLAKAKDAELSDRALKIKRELAKEA
- a CDS encoding arylesterase, which produces MRLKALLLSLMLSLMLALAAGPLAAAPLRILAFGDSLTEGYGLKRGQGLVPQLQAWLRARGHDVIVLNGGLSGDTTAGGRVRIGYSLARHRPDAVIVELGGNDLLMGFGPAMVEDNLDSILSQAGQNGRPLLLVGIALPQKDAPLREEWAGIWPRLGARHDALVLENLYQPLYDGPDEQYLSLLQEDQLHASAKGVGLIVEALGPKVEELIARTEARR
- a CDS encoding heavy metal translocating P-type ATPase; protein product: MTKHRNDAELTVTGMSCASCVGRVEKALRAVPGLSDPQVNLATGRAHFRIDTPEALPGAVAALAKAGYPAEPLQTRLNVAGMTCASCSGRVEKALAALPGVSSAQVNLATGSATVLHSPAVTPQALAEAVTAKGYPTEVQAEAGHHMHDHGGDAAMLKRHFLVALVLTLPVFVAEMGGHALPAFHHWLHMALGQQTLWILEFLLTTAVLAGPGRMFFRIGFPALARRAPEMNSLVALGASAAWLYSTVATFAPGLLPPDSRHVYFEAAAVIVTLILLGRWLEARAKGQAGDAIRRLIELTPDEAMVERDGQTRTLPVAELRPGDIVHLRPGERVAVDGVLTEGSGHVDESMLTGEPVPVLKTPGDTVTGGTVNTGAALSFRVTATGADTVLARIIRMVEDAQAAKLPVQALVDRVTAVFVPAVMALSALTFVLWMVFAGTLGPALVAAISVLIIACPCAMGLAVPVSIMVGTGRGAELGVLFRRGDALQRLAEARIVAFDKTGTLTQGAPALTQLETEGITSAEALHLAASAEARSEHPLATAILAAARREGLTLAPASAVAASAGRGLSAKVEGHALLIGNAAALAEAGIPAAPALLDRAEGWAMDGATPVHLAVDGRHVAAMALADPVRPEAAQTVTELHELGLRTAMISGDVPATAQAVGRRLGIDAVTAGVLPEGKLKAIRDMGAGTVFVGDGINDAPALAAAETGIAIGTGTDVAIESAEVVLVGGDPLGVARAIRLSRSVMRNIRQNLFWAFGYNVALIPVAMGALVPFGGPQMSPMLGAGAMALSSVFVVSNALRLRRAG